The following coding sequences lie in one Labrus bergylta chromosome 5, fLabBer1.1, whole genome shotgun sequence genomic window:
- the LOC109981695 gene encoding immunoglobulin-like and fibronectin type III domain-containing protein 1 isoform X1 yields MFRRSVVTDGTATGQGPADDNFYGKEVGIKKKSKVPGVMITQFIEPLPEGMSHPDFTRKPIALTIQEGKFAFFKAIVTGDPTPTVTWSRNNGDVSDTSRYQTKYDPTSNEHTFEMPNVMPDQADTYKCFAINEYGQAIVTVILNIIEVGYKKNKAPQPAAEATNGNFKNVLKRRSKILPKSEQSERKDGEIDPKFWELLLSAEKKDYERICAEFGVTDFRWMLKKLNEKKKEREEEQAEFVRNISNLKPIQVNADGTASFEVDMDLIDPSSSIFLYKDGVMVPYTKELGDKIKHNLKQVGKKYIFSMKDLMPDDAGLYQLDVEDVNMFSTDFKIPMVDFLVKIQEVKAIEREDAVFECVLSNPFSKILWFGKNLPLEQGEKYDIQVSEDKLIHRLVVKDCMVVDKGIYSACAGIKSCNAWLVVEADKEAPKGKKSARKTTRAGGSSMDLQKVAQEQQVKLVKEREERKEQIQIAKEEAAAAPPPETPPAPAPTKTPAEPEAPKDPEPIVKEPPVVEPPVVSPAASITTAEEPGSGHPIEEAGVGERLDEPLVDTGEPGITCGLSDIYCHRGQPAELAVTMNIECEGTWFKDGEQLNSAAGINITKDGTSHKLTIQTCKDNDSGVYRFVSGDQSTQGKVTVGGVPEFDPDDLHKFSKPVIIRVGQNAAFKMPFPPQESLVVSWFKDCTEIKDGGGVKIVREPNHSRLLLRDCLRTDAGEIKIQLKNPFGSVEATSKLIVLDRPGPPEGPVETAESTSSIIEIKWNPPKDDGGSAVTNYVIERQQAGQCLWTKLGDVSADRTSFRDRNVMHGKKYNYRIYAENPEGLSDTLETADSIMAGIMILSGPPGAPQVVSASKTCIKLTWTPPEDDRGVPIIGYQLEKRKKDTNQWIALNAVNEPIEDVKYAVKDVTEGTEYEFRVSAINESGPGDLSPPSAMVCAKNPNMRPCFKNPEDFIVVRAGISARVKICYEAEPPPEITWLKDNEPISPWINIINTEGMSQLVIPSSKRSDSAIYTIIAKNSVGEASFDIEVRVTDEPKSPGPVELEQTVHGKVLVSWAPSPDQELDDRLFYMVSQHDSNTRVWKTIADRLLTNTYTANNILPGIEYHFRIYAKNDMGLSDPSQSPTWGVNSNRVQNTSNGGNSTEVCFERPPSILVPLKVHTPPKGYQLYMTCAVRGCPTPTVSWYLNGICINSDNNYYITNSFGVCSMYIMRVRPNDSGEYRVVAVNSLGKAECSTKLIVKD; encoded by the exons ATGTTTCGAAGATCGGTTGTAACCGATGGGACAGCCACTGGCCAAG GTCCTGCTGATGACAATTTCTATGGTAAAGAAG tggGGATCAAGAAGAAATCTAAGGTCCCTGGGGTTATGATAACACAGTTTATCGAGCCCCTGCCAGAGGGAATGAGTCATCCAGACTTCACCCGCAAGCCAATTGCTCTGACCATTCAAGAGG GTAAATTCGCTTTTTTCAAAGCCATTGTCACTGGAGACCCAACGCCGACAGTAACATGGAGCCGAAATAATGGAGATGTGTCTGACACATCCAGATACCAGACTAAATATGATCCAACGTCCAATGAGCATACATTTGAG ATGCCAAATGTTATGCCAGATCAAGCTGATACTTATAAATGTTTTGCCATAAATGAATATGGACAGGCCATTGTCACAGTTATTCTGAATATTATTGAAG ttggttacaaaaaaaacaaagccccTCAACCAGCAGCTGAAGCTACAAATGGAAACTTTAAGAACGTACTAAAAAGGAGAAG CAAGATCCTTCCAAAGTCTGAGCAGTCTGagagaaaagatggagagatCGATCCTAAATTTTGGGAGCTCTTACTAAGTGCTGAGAAGAAAGACTATGAGAGAATCTGTGCAGAGTTTGGAGTGACTGACTTTCGTTGGATGCTGAAAAAACTTaatgaaaagaagaaggaaagagaggaagagcaaGCTGAG TTTGTCAGAAACATTTCCAACCTGAAACCCATTCAGGTAAATGCAGATGGTACTGCATCCTTCGAGGTTGATATGGACCTTATTGACCCAAGTAGCTCCATTTTCCTGTATAAG GACGGAGTAATGGTTCCATATACGAAGGAGTTGGGAGACAAAATAAAGCACAACCTTAAACAAGTGGggaaaaagtacattttcagtATGAAGGACCTTATGCCAGATGATGCTGGACTGTACCAGTTGGATGTAGAGGATGTGAATATGTTTTCCACTGATTTTAAAA tcccCATGGTGGATTTCTTGGTGAAAATTCAGGAAGTGAAGGCAATTGAGAGAGAAGATGCTGTTTTTGAATGTGTCCTGTCAAATCCATTCTCCAAGATTTTGTGGTTTGGCAAGAATTTACCCTTGGAACAAGGGGAGAAATATGATATCCAGGTTTCAGAAGATAAGCTGATTCACCGTCTTGTGGTCAAAGACTGCATGGTGGTGGATAAAGGAATTTATTCTGCTTGTGCAGGAATAAAATCCTGCAATGCATGGCTCGTCGTTGAAG CTGATAAAGAGGCACCAAAGGGCAAAAAATCTGCCAGAAAAACCACAAGGGCAGGAGGTTCTAGTATGGATCTTCAAAAGGTTGCTCAAGAGCAACAAGTTAAAttagtgaaagagagagaggagaggaaagagcaGATTCAAATTgcaaaagaagaagcagcagctgcacCTCCACCTGAAACCCCTCCAGCGCCTGCACCAACAAAGACTCCAGCCGAACCTGAAGCACCGAAAGACCCAGAACCAA TTGTAAAAGAACCACCAGTAGTGGAGCCACCAGTAGTAAGCCCAG CAGCATCAATAACAACTGCTGAAGAACCAGGAAGTG GCCACCCAATTGAGGAAGCCGGAGTTGGTGAAAGGCTTGATGAACCACTTGTGGATACAGGAG AGCCAGGAATTACCTGTGGGCTGTCCGATATTTACTGTCATCGTGGCCAGCCAGCTGAATTAGCGGTTACGATGAACATAGAATGTGAGGGCACCTGGTTTAAAGATGGAGAGCAG TTAAACTCTGCCGCTGGAATCAACATAACCAAAGATGGAACCTCTCACAAACTTACAATTCAAACCTGCAAAGACAATGACTCTGGAGTTTATCGATTTGTATCAGGGGATCAAAGTACTCAAGGAAAGGTCACTGTTGGAG GTGTTCCTGAGTTTGACCCTGATGACCTCCATAAGTTCTCCAAACCTGTGATCATAAGAGTGGGCCAGAATGCTGCTTTCAAGATGCCCTTTCCTCCTCAGGAGTCTTTGGTTGTCAGTTGGTTCAAGGATTGTACTGAgattaaagatggaggaggagttAAAATTGTGAGGGAGCCAAATCACAGTCGGCTACTGCTCAGAGACTGTCTGCGGACAGACGCAGGGGAAATAAAGATCCAACTCAAAAACCCCTTTGGGTCTGTGGAGGCCACATCTAAGCTTATTGTGCTTG ATCGTCCAGGTCCACCAGAAGGTCCAGTGGAGACGGCTGAATCCACTTCATCTATAATTGAGATTAAGTGGAATCCTCCAAAAGACGATGGAGGCTCCGCTGTCACCAACTATGTCATAGAACGGCAGCAGGCAGGACAGTGTCTGTGGACAAAACTTGGGGATGTCTCAGCTGACAGGACCTCCTTCAGAGACAGGAATGTGATGCATGGAAAGAAATACAACTACCGCATCTACGCTGAAAACCCTGAAGGCCTCAGTGACACCCTGGAGACAGCTGATAGCATTATGGCTGGCATAATGA TTCTCTCCGGACCACCCGGCGCACCACAAGTCGTGAGTGCCTCCAAGACCTGCATCAAGTTGACCTGGACCCCTCCAGAGGACGACAGAGGGGTACCAATCATTGGTTACCAACTGGAGAAACGAAAGAAGGACACAAATCAGTGGATTGCCCTGAATGCAGTTAATGAACCCATTGAAG atgtGAAGTATGCAGTTAAAGATGTCACAGAAGGAACAGAGTACGAGTTCAGAGTTTCAGCAATAAATGAGTCAGGACCTGGGGACCTCAGCCCTCCCTCTGCAATGGTGTGTGCAAAGAATCCCAACA TGAGACCTTGTTTTAAAAACCCAGAGGACTTTATTGTTGTTCGAGCAGGAATCTCTGCACGTGTCAAAATTTGCTATGAG GCTGAACCTCCTCCCGAGATCACTTGGCTTAAAGACAATGAGCCCATATCCCCATGGATAAATATCATCAATACAGAGGGAATGTCTCAGCTTGTTATTCCTTCATCAAAGCGCTCAGATTCAGCCATTTACACTATTATAGCCAAAAACTCAGTGGGTGAGGCTTCCTTTGACATTGAGGTTAGAGTCACAG ATGAACCCAAGTCTCCAGGACCAGTGGAGTTAGAGCAAACAGTCCATGGAAAAGTGTTGGTATCATGGGCTCCCTCTCCGGACCAGGAGCTTGACGACCGCCTGTTCTACATGGTGTCTCAACATGACTCGAACACCAGAGTGTGGAAGACCATAGCAGACCGCCTATTAACCAACACATATACTGCCAACAACATCCTTCCAGGGATAGAGTATCATTTCAGAATCTATGCCAAAAATGATATGGGTCTCTCAGATCCATCTCAGTCACCAACATGGGGCGTAAACAGCAACAGAG TTCAAAATACTTCAAATGGAGGAAATTCAACAGAGGTCTGCTTCGAAAGGCCTCCATCCATTCTGGTCCCTCTAAAAGTCCATACACCTCCAAAAGGTTACCAACTATACATGACATGCGCTGTCAGAGGATGTCCTACACCTACTGTGTCATGGTACCTGAATGGCATCTGCATAAACTCAGACAACAACTACTACATTACCAACTCTTTCGGTGTGTGCTCCATGTACATTATGAGAGTCCGACCCAATGACAGTGGTGAATATAGAGTTGTCGCAGTCAACTCTCTTGGCAAGGCAGAGTGTTCTACTAAACTTATCGTCAAAG ATTAA
- the LOC109981695 gene encoding immunoglobulin-like and fibronectin type III domain-containing protein 1 isoform X2, protein MFRRSVVTDGTATGQGPADDNFYGKEVGIKKKSKVPGVMITQFIEPLPEGMSHPDFTRKPIALTIQEGKFAFFKAIVTGDPTPTVTWSRNNGDVSDTSRYQTKYDPTSNEHTFEMPNVMPDQADTYKCFAINEYGQAIVTVILNIIEVGYKKNKAPQPAAEATNGNFKNVLKRRSKILPKSEQSERKDGEIDPKFWELLLSAEKKDYERICAEFGVTDFRWMLKKLNEKKKEREEEQAEFVRNISNLKPIQVNADGTASFEVDMDLIDPSSSIFLYKDGVMVPYTKELGDKIKHNLKQVGKKYIFSMKDLMPDDAGLYQLDVEDVNMFSTDFKIPMVDFLVKIQEVKAIEREDAVFECVLSNPFSKILWFGKNLPLEQGEKYDIQVSEDKLIHRLVVKDCMVVDKGIYSACAGIKSCNAWLVVEADKEAPKGKKSARKTTRAGGSSMDLQKVAQEQQVKLVKEREERKEQIQIAKEEAAAAPPPETPPAPAPTKTPAEPEAPKDPEPIVKEPPVVEPPVVSPASITTAEEPGSGHPIEEAGVGERLDEPLVDTGEPGITCGLSDIYCHRGQPAELAVTMNIECEGTWFKDGEQLNSAAGINITKDGTSHKLTIQTCKDNDSGVYRFVSGDQSTQGKVTVGGVPEFDPDDLHKFSKPVIIRVGQNAAFKMPFPPQESLVVSWFKDCTEIKDGGGVKIVREPNHSRLLLRDCLRTDAGEIKIQLKNPFGSVEATSKLIVLDRPGPPEGPVETAESTSSIIEIKWNPPKDDGGSAVTNYVIERQQAGQCLWTKLGDVSADRTSFRDRNVMHGKKYNYRIYAENPEGLSDTLETADSIMAGIMILSGPPGAPQVVSASKTCIKLTWTPPEDDRGVPIIGYQLEKRKKDTNQWIALNAVNEPIEDVKYAVKDVTEGTEYEFRVSAINESGPGDLSPPSAMVCAKNPNMRPCFKNPEDFIVVRAGISARVKICYEAEPPPEITWLKDNEPISPWINIINTEGMSQLVIPSSKRSDSAIYTIIAKNSVGEASFDIEVRVTDEPKSPGPVELEQTVHGKVLVSWAPSPDQELDDRLFYMVSQHDSNTRVWKTIADRLLTNTYTANNILPGIEYHFRIYAKNDMGLSDPSQSPTWGVNSNRVQNTSNGGNSTEVCFERPPSILVPLKVHTPPKGYQLYMTCAVRGCPTPTVSWYLNGICINSDNNYYITNSFGVCSMYIMRVRPNDSGEYRVVAVNSLGKAECSTKLIVKD, encoded by the exons ATGTTTCGAAGATCGGTTGTAACCGATGGGACAGCCACTGGCCAAG GTCCTGCTGATGACAATTTCTATGGTAAAGAAG tggGGATCAAGAAGAAATCTAAGGTCCCTGGGGTTATGATAACACAGTTTATCGAGCCCCTGCCAGAGGGAATGAGTCATCCAGACTTCACCCGCAAGCCAATTGCTCTGACCATTCAAGAGG GTAAATTCGCTTTTTTCAAAGCCATTGTCACTGGAGACCCAACGCCGACAGTAACATGGAGCCGAAATAATGGAGATGTGTCTGACACATCCAGATACCAGACTAAATATGATCCAACGTCCAATGAGCATACATTTGAG ATGCCAAATGTTATGCCAGATCAAGCTGATACTTATAAATGTTTTGCCATAAATGAATATGGACAGGCCATTGTCACAGTTATTCTGAATATTATTGAAG ttggttacaaaaaaaacaaagccccTCAACCAGCAGCTGAAGCTACAAATGGAAACTTTAAGAACGTACTAAAAAGGAGAAG CAAGATCCTTCCAAAGTCTGAGCAGTCTGagagaaaagatggagagatCGATCCTAAATTTTGGGAGCTCTTACTAAGTGCTGAGAAGAAAGACTATGAGAGAATCTGTGCAGAGTTTGGAGTGACTGACTTTCGTTGGATGCTGAAAAAACTTaatgaaaagaagaaggaaagagaggaagagcaaGCTGAG TTTGTCAGAAACATTTCCAACCTGAAACCCATTCAGGTAAATGCAGATGGTACTGCATCCTTCGAGGTTGATATGGACCTTATTGACCCAAGTAGCTCCATTTTCCTGTATAAG GACGGAGTAATGGTTCCATATACGAAGGAGTTGGGAGACAAAATAAAGCACAACCTTAAACAAGTGGggaaaaagtacattttcagtATGAAGGACCTTATGCCAGATGATGCTGGACTGTACCAGTTGGATGTAGAGGATGTGAATATGTTTTCCACTGATTTTAAAA tcccCATGGTGGATTTCTTGGTGAAAATTCAGGAAGTGAAGGCAATTGAGAGAGAAGATGCTGTTTTTGAATGTGTCCTGTCAAATCCATTCTCCAAGATTTTGTGGTTTGGCAAGAATTTACCCTTGGAACAAGGGGAGAAATATGATATCCAGGTTTCAGAAGATAAGCTGATTCACCGTCTTGTGGTCAAAGACTGCATGGTGGTGGATAAAGGAATTTATTCTGCTTGTGCAGGAATAAAATCCTGCAATGCATGGCTCGTCGTTGAAG CTGATAAAGAGGCACCAAAGGGCAAAAAATCTGCCAGAAAAACCACAAGGGCAGGAGGTTCTAGTATGGATCTTCAAAAGGTTGCTCAAGAGCAACAAGTTAAAttagtgaaagagagagaggagaggaaagagcaGATTCAAATTgcaaaagaagaagcagcagctgcacCTCCACCTGAAACCCCTCCAGCGCCTGCACCAACAAAGACTCCAGCCGAACCTGAAGCACCGAAAGACCCAGAACCAA TTGTAAAAGAACCACCAGTAGTGGAGCCACCAGTAGTAAGCCCAG CATCAATAACAACTGCTGAAGAACCAGGAAGTG GCCACCCAATTGAGGAAGCCGGAGTTGGTGAAAGGCTTGATGAACCACTTGTGGATACAGGAG AGCCAGGAATTACCTGTGGGCTGTCCGATATTTACTGTCATCGTGGCCAGCCAGCTGAATTAGCGGTTACGATGAACATAGAATGTGAGGGCACCTGGTTTAAAGATGGAGAGCAG TTAAACTCTGCCGCTGGAATCAACATAACCAAAGATGGAACCTCTCACAAACTTACAATTCAAACCTGCAAAGACAATGACTCTGGAGTTTATCGATTTGTATCAGGGGATCAAAGTACTCAAGGAAAGGTCACTGTTGGAG GTGTTCCTGAGTTTGACCCTGATGACCTCCATAAGTTCTCCAAACCTGTGATCATAAGAGTGGGCCAGAATGCTGCTTTCAAGATGCCCTTTCCTCCTCAGGAGTCTTTGGTTGTCAGTTGGTTCAAGGATTGTACTGAgattaaagatggaggaggagttAAAATTGTGAGGGAGCCAAATCACAGTCGGCTACTGCTCAGAGACTGTCTGCGGACAGACGCAGGGGAAATAAAGATCCAACTCAAAAACCCCTTTGGGTCTGTGGAGGCCACATCTAAGCTTATTGTGCTTG ATCGTCCAGGTCCACCAGAAGGTCCAGTGGAGACGGCTGAATCCACTTCATCTATAATTGAGATTAAGTGGAATCCTCCAAAAGACGATGGAGGCTCCGCTGTCACCAACTATGTCATAGAACGGCAGCAGGCAGGACAGTGTCTGTGGACAAAACTTGGGGATGTCTCAGCTGACAGGACCTCCTTCAGAGACAGGAATGTGATGCATGGAAAGAAATACAACTACCGCATCTACGCTGAAAACCCTGAAGGCCTCAGTGACACCCTGGAGACAGCTGATAGCATTATGGCTGGCATAATGA TTCTCTCCGGACCACCCGGCGCACCACAAGTCGTGAGTGCCTCCAAGACCTGCATCAAGTTGACCTGGACCCCTCCAGAGGACGACAGAGGGGTACCAATCATTGGTTACCAACTGGAGAAACGAAAGAAGGACACAAATCAGTGGATTGCCCTGAATGCAGTTAATGAACCCATTGAAG atgtGAAGTATGCAGTTAAAGATGTCACAGAAGGAACAGAGTACGAGTTCAGAGTTTCAGCAATAAATGAGTCAGGACCTGGGGACCTCAGCCCTCCCTCTGCAATGGTGTGTGCAAAGAATCCCAACA TGAGACCTTGTTTTAAAAACCCAGAGGACTTTATTGTTGTTCGAGCAGGAATCTCTGCACGTGTCAAAATTTGCTATGAG GCTGAACCTCCTCCCGAGATCACTTGGCTTAAAGACAATGAGCCCATATCCCCATGGATAAATATCATCAATACAGAGGGAATGTCTCAGCTTGTTATTCCTTCATCAAAGCGCTCAGATTCAGCCATTTACACTATTATAGCCAAAAACTCAGTGGGTGAGGCTTCCTTTGACATTGAGGTTAGAGTCACAG ATGAACCCAAGTCTCCAGGACCAGTGGAGTTAGAGCAAACAGTCCATGGAAAAGTGTTGGTATCATGGGCTCCCTCTCCGGACCAGGAGCTTGACGACCGCCTGTTCTACATGGTGTCTCAACATGACTCGAACACCAGAGTGTGGAAGACCATAGCAGACCGCCTATTAACCAACACATATACTGCCAACAACATCCTTCCAGGGATAGAGTATCATTTCAGAATCTATGCCAAAAATGATATGGGTCTCTCAGATCCATCTCAGTCACCAACATGGGGCGTAAACAGCAACAGAG TTCAAAATACTTCAAATGGAGGAAATTCAACAGAGGTCTGCTTCGAAAGGCCTCCATCCATTCTGGTCCCTCTAAAAGTCCATACACCTCCAAAAGGTTACCAACTATACATGACATGCGCTGTCAGAGGATGTCCTACACCTACTGTGTCATGGTACCTGAATGGCATCTGCATAAACTCAGACAACAACTACTACATTACCAACTCTTTCGGTGTGTGCTCCATGTACATTATGAGAGTCCGACCCAATGACAGTGGTGAATATAGAGTTGTCGCAGTCAACTCTCTTGGCAAGGCAGAGTGTTCTACTAAACTTATCGTCAAAG ATTAA